The Montipora capricornis isolate CH-2021 chromosome 6, ASM3666992v2, whole genome shotgun sequence genome has a window encoding:
- the LOC138052805 gene encoding uncharacterized protein — protein MATVIADVTRVDSLTEQFGRQRLEDGLARRPENFDSQLSHASTDIDVRFESALPNAWIIRESAPSINKHERHANRENKDRCASRNLQDLFIKSSTQRVSEVRIMKVVSNKRSLKRNLQMIASTSRAEKEFVLDKAKLNLGYKETEEEEQLNEAFDLSSSSDEELRDLFTRCKERAGMFQGEKTCDRLSTMPQAGETKRKRNKICRGSLKKKIKISRPCLDLEKMVARRLEDLGTDRKYPENRFHPIHQVQW, from the coding sequence ATGGCCACAGTTATAGCCGATGTTACTCGCGTTGACAGTCTCACTGAACAGTTTGGACGGCAAAGACTCGAAGACGGCTTAGCTCGTCGACCCGAAAACTTCGACTCGCAGCTTTCACACGCCAGTACTGATATTGATGTCAGATTTGAGTCCGCACTTCCTAATGCATGGATCATACGCGAAAGTGCACCCTCCATAAACAAACATGAAAGGCATGCAAATCGTGAGAACAAAGATCGGTGTGCGAGCCGCAATTTGCAAGATCTGTTCATCAAATCTTCTACTCAGCGTGTCAGCGAAGTTCGGATTATGAAAGTCGTTAGCAACAAGCGTAGCCTGAAAAGAAATCTGCAGATGATCGCCTCAACTTCAAGGGCTGAGAAGGAGTTCGTACTTGACAAAGCGAAATTAAACCTTGGGTACAAAGAAACAGAAGAGGAAGAGCAGCTGAACGAGGCATTTGATCTCTCTAGCTCTAGTGATGAAGAATTGCGCGATCTTTTTACGCGGTGTAAGGAGAGAGCCGGTATGTTCCAAGGGGAGAAAACATGTGATCGACTCTCTACAATGCCTCAAGCTGGTGAAACTAAGAGAAAGAGGAACAAAATATGCCGAGGgagtttgaagaaaaaaatcaaaatttctcGACCTTGCCTTGACTTAGAAAAAATGGTAGCAAGGCGATTGGAAGACCTGGGAACTGACAGAAAATATCCGGAAAATAGATTCCATCCAATTCATCaagtgcagtggtaa
- the LOC138052794 gene encoding transient receptor potential cation channel subfamily A member 1-like → MRKALGRLGNALSQEDQANGQVKRRYNPFRHRTDEKDVPLVNFEPQSTKVTKPGPSVGLPEESSEVVTSVSPHCLRLFEAVREDEMDLVKEELASLTDKSQIDRLSGHGFALIHVAARYNFGRIVDALLDQGAEINIGTREYRWTPLHLACRFNCLSTVVDVLLPRGADPRLRGKNGSMSIHLAARKGNEEIIKVLLDQPTVQVDAKDGSGKTALHLACSEGHVKICQILLNYGADITTVSEEKMTPILCAIQNCHTEIARMILNRASERDANTNKEEILRDEDLHSNTALHLAVLNLNDVKTVELCLDSGADVNILTSNSVTPLHLAASKGNIEVADFLISRGANVHIKDGDSKTPLHMAAIFNQTRLIEFLLEREAKLDVRDSEGRTPFLNAVAAGQVESARLLLNHGADISATDLLMKTCVHIAVEYEHFNTLDMLLDRRSGVNNLSKGDVFDRVPIHYAATTKDIKILELVLSKQKRHGIFFQDEHHKTPLHLAAEMGSSKHVEALAKHTRKMNARDEKGRTPLHSAARKGQRKSCLALLTIGADVNSRDNNHRTPLMWAANNNQLKCVEVLLEFKASPDLQDAHGNSALLLACAQGHGAIVNLLMDHGASLTLNNNQDFDCLELAAKAGSSNVAMAIVKHKRWIELENYKTSNGQTAISLLIENFPEAAEVVLNQCVHHSEHLNPSDPEYAVTYNFKYLDQDPATNSPEGRFSAVKTMIKYQRERLLLHPLTLKLNERKWVTLGRAVFMIDFMTYLMLMIFFTIFIVDERSIQNFRPANNSDGGIPKQRLRPSDIYKLETAFAEIVPPLILLFSIIHICKEFLQIYVQRCSYFKDFSNYLDWILYGSTLVFMVPYVMSPARLDEWLENMKDPRTLWFAGILAIFVCYTNMMLFLRRYRLFGTYISMYVEVTQTVVQVMGVFIFLVLGFALVFYILFKEQIGFHTVHHSLLRVLVMMIGELDYGAIFIDSINERNQQNQNLLNPFPPVAFLFLYTCLISLSVALMNLLVGLAVGDTETMKKCATIKRLEMQLQYQFEIEEGYPNFLTRRAYETVYVEKPNNLRNNRLIEWLQERFSETSPAPVQDSEPSELNELKAETTKNTKRIKSMMTMLEAQSKLLRTLAKTIDPKFELLNDAGDISRVDNTDGVLEKSLEAGKGFGSFGSAITEPNI, encoded by the exons ATGAGGAAAGCTCTTGGGCGACTTGGAAACGCACTCTCGCAAGAGGATCAAGCAAATGGTCAGGTTAAGCGACGTTACAATCCTTTCAGGCACCGAACAGACGAGAAAGATGTCCCTTTGGTCAATTTCGAGCCACAGTCTACTAAAGTTACAAAGCCAGGTCCATCGGTTGGTTTACCAGAAGAAAGCAGTGAAGTCGTCACATCTGTGTCTCCTCACTGCCTAAGGCTTTTTGAGGCCGTTCGAGAAGATGAAATGGATCTAGTCAAAGAGGAGCTAGCTTCCTTAACAGATAAAAGCCAAATTGATCGACTTTCCGGACACGGTTTTGCATTGATTCACGTTGCTGCGCGATACAATTTTGGCAGGATCGTTGACGCTCTTTTAGATCAGGGAGCAGAAATTAACATAGGGACGAGAGAATATCGGTGGACCCCTCTTCATCTTGCCTGCAG GTTCAATTGCCTATCTACAGTTGTAGATGTTCTTTTACCTCGTGGGGCTGATCCACGCCTTAGGGGTAAAAACGGAAGCATGTCAATACACCTTGCGGCCCGTAAAGGAAATGAAGAGATTATCAAAGTTCTTTTAGATCAGCCAACAGTTCAAGTTGACGCTAAAGACGGCTCTGGAAAAACGGCGCTGCATCTGGCCTGCAGCGAAGGCCACGTAAAAATTTGCCAAATCCTGCTTAACTATGGAGCCGACATCACAACGGTTTCCGAAGAAAAGATGACACCCATCCTCTGTGCCATTCAGAATTGTCACACAGAAATCGCGAGAATGATTTTGAATCGAG CCTCTGAAAGAGATGCTAATACCAACAAGGAAGAAATCTTGAGAGACGAAGATTTGCACAGTAATACAGCCCTGCATTTGGCGGTATTGAACCTGAATGATGTGAAGACTGTGGAACTTTGTCTTGATAGTGGAGCTGACGTGAACATCTTAACTTCTAACTCGGTCACACCTCTTCATCTGGCGGCTTCCAAAGGAAACATTGAGGTAGCAGATTTTCTGATATCACGAGGAGCCAATGTACACATAAAAGACGGGGACTCCAAAACACCCCTTCACAT gGCCGCCATATTTAACCAGACGCGACTGATTGAATTTCTCTTGGAAAGAGAAGCCAAACTGGATGTACGAGACAGTGAAGGTCGTACTCCATTTTTAAATGCGGTTGCCGCTGGCCAAGTTGAGTCGGCCCGTCTTCTCCTCAACCATGGAGCGGACATCAGTGCTACCGACCTCCTTATGAAAACCTGCGTTCACATTGCCGTGGAATATGAACATTTTAACACTTTGGATATGCTTTTGGACAGGCGCTCGGGTGTAAACAATTTAAGCAAAGGAGATGTATTTGACAGAGTACCCATTCACTATGCGGCGACGACGAAAGATATTAAG ATTTTAGAGCTGGTGTTATCTAAACAGAAAAGACACGGTATTTTTTTCCAAGATGAGCATCATAAAACACCTCTGCACCTTGCGGCCGAAATGGGCTCATCTAAACATGTTGAGGCATTGGCAAAACACACGAGAAAAATGAACGCAAGGGACGAAAAAGGAAGAACGCCTTTGCATAGCGCTGCAAGAAAAGGGCAAAG gaaatcgTGCCTCGCACTTCTCACAATCGGAGCAGACGTTAACAGTAGAGACAATAACCATCGAACGCCTCTCATGTGGGCCGCTAACAATAACCAGCTTAAGTGTGTCGAGGTTCTGCTGGAATTCAAGGCATCTCCTGACCTACAGGATGCTCACGGCAACTCTGCTCTGCTCTTAGCTTGCGCCCAAGGTCACGGAGCCATTGTCAACCTACTTATGGACCATGGTGCAAGTTTGACCCTCAACAACAACCAAGACTTCGATTGCTTAGAACTAGCAGCCAAAGCAGGGTCTagcaatgttgccatggcaatcgTCAAGCACAAAAG GTGGATAGAGCTTGAAAACTACAAAACATCAAACGGTCAAACGGCGATTTCACTCTTGATAGAAAACTTCCCAGAAGCAGCTGAAGTCGTTCTGAATCAATGCGTGCATCACTCAGAACATCTGAACCCAAGTGATCCAGAATACGCTGTAACTTACAACTTTAAGTATTTGGATCAGGACCCAGCCACGAATTCGCCCGAAGGAAGATTCTCTGCAGTTAAAACGATGATCAAGTACCAGCGCGAACGTCTCCTTCTCCATCCACTCACTTTAAAGCTCAATGAACGCAAGTGGGTCACTCTGGGAAGAGCTGTGTTCATGATCGACTTTATGACGTATCTAATGCTGATGATATTCTTCACAATCTTCATAGTCGATGAGAGGAGTATCCAAAACTTCCGACCGGCCAATAATAGTGACGGTGGTATTCCAAAACAAAGGTTGAGACCCTCCGACATTTACAAGCTCGAGACAGCCTTCGCAGAGATAGTTCCACCATTGATCTTGTTATTTTCTATAATCCACATCTGCAAAGAATTTTTGCAGATCTACGTGCAGCGTTGTAGCTATTTTAAGGACTTTTCTAATTATCTGGACTGGATTCTCTACGGTAGTACATTGGTGTTCATGGTACCGTACGTCATGTCGCCTGCACGCCTCGATGAATGGTTGGAAAATATGAAAGATCCTCGCACGTTATGGTTCGCTGGAATTTTGGCAATCTTTGTGTGCTACACTAATATGATGCTGTTTCTCCGGAGATATCGTTTGTTCGGGACTTATATTTCAATGTACGTTGAAGTAACCCAAACCGTCGTTCAAGTTATGGGCGTTTTCATCTTCTTGGTCTtgggatttgcattagtctTCTATATCCTCTTTAAAGAGCAG ATTGGATTCCACACAGTGCACCACTCCTTGTTGCGTGTGTTGGTGATGATGATTGGAGAGCTGGACTATGGAGCGATCTTCATAGATTCAATCAATGAAAGAAACCAACAAAACCAGAACCTCTTAAACCCATTTCCACCTGTggcgtttttatttctttacacCTGTCTGATTTCGCTGTCAGTGGCGCTCATGAACCTTTTG GTTGGCTTGGCTGTCGGCGATACGGAGACCATGAAAAAATGTGCCACTATCAAAAGACTTGAAATGCAGCTTCAATATCAATTTGAGATAGAAGAAGGTTATCCTAATTTTCTAACCCGAAGGGCTTACGAAACAGTTTATGTTGAAAAACCCAACAACTTGAGGAACAACAG ATTGATAGAATGGCTACAGGAAAGATTTTCCGAAACAAGCCCAGCGCCAGTTCAAGATAGCGAACCATCCGAACTCAATGAACTCAAAGCCGAGACGACAAAGAACACGAAGAGAATAAAGTCGATGATGACCATGTTAGAAGCCCAGAGCAAGCTACTCAGGACTCTCGCAAAAACAATTGATCCCAAATTCGAACTCCTGAATGATGCAGGGGACATATCGAGAGTTGACAACACTGATGGAGTTTTGGAAAAATCACTTGAAGCAGGAAAAGGATTCGGTAGCTTTGGAAGTGCTATCACTGAACCAAACATATAG